Proteins co-encoded in one uncultured Draconibacterium sp. genomic window:
- the cysD gene encoding sulfate adenylyltransferase subunit CysD, which translates to MDNYSLTNLRELEAEAIHIIREVAAEFENPVMLYSIGKDSSVMVRLAEKAFYPGKVPFPLMHIDSKWKFQEMIEFRDNYAKEKGWDLIVHYNKEGFESGVGPFTHGSKVHTDIMKTQALLGGLNKYKFDAAFGGARRDEEKSRAKERIFSFRDKFHQWDPKNQRPELWNIYNSRVQKGESIRVFPISNWTELDIWQYIRLENIPIVPLYYAKERPVVDMDGSLIMVDDERMPKELRDKAEMRKVRFRTLGCYPLTGAIESEADTIEKIVEEMMTVTVSERTTRVIDFDQDASMEQKKREGYF; encoded by the coding sequence ATGGATAATTATTCATTAACCAACCTTCGTGAACTGGAGGCAGAAGCCATCCACATCATCCGCGAGGTGGCAGCCGAGTTCGAAAATCCAGTAATGCTTTATTCCATCGGGAAAGACTCGTCGGTAATGGTTCGCCTGGCCGAAAAAGCATTTTATCCCGGTAAAGTTCCCTTTCCGTTGATGCACATCGATTCGAAATGGAAATTCCAGGAAATGATCGAATTCCGCGACAACTATGCGAAAGAAAAAGGTTGGGATTTGATTGTACATTACAACAAAGAAGGTTTTGAAAGTGGCGTTGGTCCGTTTACTCACGGAAGTAAAGTACACACCGATATTATGAAAACACAGGCCCTGCTTGGTGGTCTGAATAAATACAAATTTGATGCTGCTTTTGGTGGTGCCCGTCGTGATGAGGAAAAATCGCGTGCAAAAGAACGTATCTTCTCGTTCCGCGACAAATTCCATCAGTGGGACCCGAAAAACCAGCGTCCTGAGCTTTGGAATATATACAACAGCCGTGTTCAGAAAGGTGAATCCATTCGTGTATTCCCTATCTCGAACTGGACAGAACTTGATATCTGGCAGTACATTCGATTGGAGAACATCCCCATCGTTCCGCTTTATTATGCAAAAGAGCGCCCGGTGGTTGACATGGACGGCAGCTTGATTATGGTTGACGACGAACGAATGCCAAAAGAATTGCGCGATAAAGCAGAAATGCGCAAAGTACGTTTCCGTACGCTGGGTTGTTACCCGCTTACCGGTGCTATTGAATCGGAAGCCGATACCATCGAAAAAATTGTTGAAGAAATGATGACCGTTACCGTTTCGGAACGTACAACGCGTGTGATCGACTTCGACCAGGATGCAAGTATGGAACAGAAAAAAAGAGAAGGGTATTTCTAG
- the cysN gene encoding sulfate adenylyltransferase subunit CysN, translating to MTTKKLNIQEFLDQDQKKDLLRLLTAGSVDDGKSTLIGRLMFDSKMLYEDQLAALERDSKRVGHAGEDIDYALLLDGLKAEREQGITIDVAYRYFSTAKRKFIIADTPGHEQYTRNMITGGSTANLAIILIDARHGVITQTKRHTYLANLLGIKHVVVAINKMDLVDYSQERFEEIKATYKAFVTQLDVPDVNFIPLSALKGDNVVEKGDNMNWYHGPCLLEFLENVHVSSDRNFDDLRYPVQYVLRPDIKFRGFSTSVASGIIKKGDEVMVLPSMKKSKVEKIVTYDGEKDYAFPPESVTVTLEDEIDISRGDMLVHPDNLPRVERQFEAMLVWMEEEDMNLSTQFYIKHANNNTKARIDEIKYKVDVNTLEKSNIEKFKLNEIGRVVITTTKPLYFDPYKKNKQTGSFILIDPVTHNTVAVGMIIDKLGSNSLSSRITDVDKEKIAKGEALIKAEEYVQKYNQKGETIWITGLHGSGKNELAFSLEKKLFDNGATVVLIDGSSVRSGLSRELDFSPADRAENLRRVAHICKMLNDQGIITIASYISRNESLRDQVAEIIGKDRFHMFYMDADLEYCKNNKPELYELLEQGKTSGLPGVDLEYEAPGNAKLVFKPEQNEENLDAILDYLAQNKVFPNH from the coding sequence ATGACTACAAAAAAATTAAATATACAAGAGTTCCTTGACCAGGACCAGAAAAAGGATTTATTACGCTTACTAACTGCAGGATCGGTTGACGATGGCAAATCAACGCTTATCGGTCGATTGATGTTCGACAGTAAAATGTTGTACGAAGACCAATTGGCAGCTCTGGAACGCGACAGCAAACGTGTGGGACATGCCGGAGAAGACATCGACTATGCACTGCTGCTTGACGGATTAAAAGCCGAGCGCGAACAGGGGATTACCATTGATGTAGCTTACCGCTACTTCTCTACTGCAAAGCGTAAATTTATTATTGCCGATACTCCGGGACACGAGCAGTACACTCGTAACATGATTACCGGTGGATCAACTGCCAACCTCGCGATCATCCTTATTGATGCCCGCCACGGGGTAATTACACAAACCAAACGCCACACTTATCTGGCTAACCTTTTGGGAATTAAACACGTGGTGGTAGCTATTAACAAAATGGACCTGGTAGACTACAGTCAGGAGCGTTTTGAGGAAATTAAAGCCACTTACAAAGCGTTTGTTACTCAGCTTGATGTGCCGGATGTAAACTTTATTCCACTGTCTGCTTTAAAAGGCGACAACGTGGTGGAAAAAGGCGATAACATGAATTGGTACCATGGTCCTTGTCTGTTGGAGTTTTTGGAGAACGTTCATGTAAGTTCCGACCGTAACTTCGACGACCTGCGTTACCCGGTTCAGTATGTGTTACGTCCCGATATTAAGTTCCGTGGATTCTCAACATCGGTAGCTTCAGGAATTATCAAAAAAGGTGATGAAGTAATGGTTTTGCCTTCGATGAAAAAATCGAAAGTAGAAAAAATCGTTACCTACGATGGCGAGAAAGACTATGCTTTCCCTCCGGAGTCGGTAACCGTTACGCTGGAAGACGAAATCGATATTTCGCGTGGCGATATGTTGGTTCACCCCGATAACCTGCCTCGTGTGGAGCGCCAGTTTGAGGCCATGCTGGTTTGGATGGAGGAAGAAGACATGAACCTTTCTACGCAGTTTTATATTAAACATGCCAACAACAATACAAAGGCTCGTATCGACGAAATAAAATATAAAGTGGACGTAAACACGCTTGAAAAATCGAACATCGAGAAATTCAAGCTGAACGAAATTGGCCGCGTAGTTATTACCACTACCAAACCACTTTATTTCGATCCGTATAAAAAGAACAAACAAACCGGTTCGTTCATTTTAATTGATCCGGTAACACATAACACCGTTGCGGTGGGTATGATCATTGATAAACTGGGAAGCAACAGCCTGTCATCGCGTATTACCGATGTCGACAAGGAAAAGATTGCAAAAGGTGAAGCGCTGATCAAAGCGGAAGAATATGTACAGAAGTACAACCAAAAAGGAGAAACCATCTGGATTACCGGGCTACACGGTTCAGGTAAAAACGAGCTGGCTTTTAGCCTGGAGAAAAAACTATTCGACAACGGTGCTACCGTGGTATTGATCGACGGAAGTTCAGTACGATCTGGCTTAAGCCGCGAGCTTGACTTCTCGCCTGCCGACCGCGCAGAAAACCTGCGTCGTGTGGCACACATTTGTAAAATGCTGAACGATCAGGGAATTATTACCATTGCATCATACATTTCCAGAAATGAATCGTTGCGCGACCAGGTGGCAGAGATAATTGGCAAAGACCGTTTCCATATGTTCTACATGGATGCAGATCTGGAATATTGCAAAAACAATAAACCGGAATTGTACGAATTGCTGGAACAAGGAAAAACAAGTGGATTACCGGGTGTAGATTTGGAATACGAAGCACCAGGCAATGCAAAACTGGTTTTCAAACCGGAGCAAAACGAAGAAAATCTGGATGCTATTCTGGATTATTTAGCGCAGAACAAAGTATTTCCTAACCACTAA